DNA sequence from the Xenopus tropicalis strain Nigerian chromosome 4, UCB_Xtro_10.0, whole genome shotgun sequence genome:
agagatggtgcctatagtagcagtgggataatagcctctgggaagggactggggctgtgggatagcaggtatagtagggagagattgtgcctatagtagcagtggggggataatagcctctgggaagggactggggctgtgggatagcaggtatagtagggagagatggtgcctatagtagcagtgggataatagcctctgggaagggactggggctgtgggatagcaggtatagtagggagagatggtgcctatagtagcagtggggggataatagcctctgggaagggactggggctgtgggatagcaggtatagtagggagagatggtgcctatagtagcagtggggggataatagcctctgggaagggactggggctgtgggatagcaggtatagtagggagagatggtgcctatagtagcagtggggggataatagcctctgggaagggactggggctgtgggatagcaggtatagtagggagagatggtgcctatagtagcagtgggataatagcctctgggaagggactggggctgtgggatagcaggtatagtagggagagatggtgcctatagtagcagtggggggataatagcctctgggaagggactggggctgtgggatagcaggtatagtagggagagatggtgcctatagtagcagtgggataatagcctcttggaagggactggggctgtgggatagcaggtatagtagggagagatggtgcctatagtagcagggggggataatagcctctgggaagggactggggctgtgggatagcaggtatagtagggagagatggtgcctatagtagcagtggggggataatagcctctgggaagggactggggctgtgggatagcaggtatagtagggagagatggtgcctatagtagcagggggggataatagcctctgggaagggactggggctgtgggatagcaggtatagtagggagagatagtgcctatagtagcagtggggggataatagcctctgggaagggactggggctgtgggatagcaggtatagtagggagagatggtgcctatagtagcagtgggataatagcctctgggaagggactggggctgtgggatagcaggtatagtagggagagatggtgcctatagtagcagtggggggataatagcctctgggaagggactggggctgtgggatagcaggtatagtagggagagatggtgcctatagtagcagtggggggataatagcctctgggaagggactggggctgtgggatagcaggtatagtagggagagatggtgcctatagtagcagtggggggataatagcctctgggaagggactggggctgtgggatagcaggtatagtagggagagatggtgcctatagtagcagtggggggataatagcctctgggaagggactggggctgtgggatagcaggtatagtaaggagagatggtgcctatagtagtagtggggagataatagcctctgggaagggactggggctgtgggatagcaggtatagtagggagagatggtgcctatagtagcagtggggggataatagcctctgggaagggactggggctgtgagagtTTTTTAGACCAAAGCATCAAATACCGTTTCTACTTTAGACTCTTTTATTTCTCGGAGCTCCTCATAGCTACAGATCTCTTCAATGCATTCCCGTTCCATGTTCCCCTGCCGAATTTCTTCCAGGTAACTGTTGGCCCTGCGGGAGCGTTTCAGGACACTCATGGCCTCCTTGCTATTCAAAAAAACTAACACAAATGCCAGACGGTGGATAAAGGGGATCTTTACAGGAGACAGTTATTGTTACCTACACAATTACAGTATACACAGGATTAGAAAGAACATTTGAACTGAGCAAGTTGACCCAGGAGAACACTGGAGCCACCGCCACCTTCAAGGTTCCCACAGTGGCACCAAACAACAGACAAAGGTAGgcatgctgagagctgtagtccagcaacatcagggctgtattcttaaagcaatatcgcacaataaaactttcccccaaatccccacagccagcgaccgctttaaaatgtgaaaaaccctccaatgagaatcccagctgatctgtataaatccggctccatgttctctgttcctgcaactGGAGTTGGAAGCATTCCCATTGGTTAATTCTTTTgaatttataatgaagtttttttaatgtcagtagaattcttattggtgattttttggcaacttctatagcaaaacaagCAGACACAGTGGGACCGCttactgtttacacagcaaataactccctctgccatttaaacgtttattcttgaaccaaaaaatgtatttgtagctgtaatattggtgtgtaggcgccatctcagtgccttgtgcctgagtctgagctttcagccagcgctacacattagaactgctttcagctaacctattgtttctcctactcccatgtaactggaggagtcccaagccggacttggatttattactattgagtgctattctgatacctactgggagctgctatcttgctcccttcccattgttctgctgatcggctgctgggggtgaggggggggggatatcactccaacttgcatcgcagcagtaaagtgtgcctgagtctgagctttcagccagcgctacacattagaactgctttcagctaacctattgtttctcctactcccatgtaactggaggagtcccaagccggacttggatttcttactattgagtgctattctgatacctactgggagctgttatcttgctcccttcccattgttctgctgatcggctgctgggggtgaggggggggggatatcactccaacttgcagcgcagcagtaaagtgtgactgaagtttatcagaacacaggtcacatggctgtggcaccctgggaaatgaagaatatgactaatTTTGTAGTCCAAAGACATTTGGGTAAGCAATGATTGAACAACAATGGCGTCAGTGGCATCCTTCACCCCCTATTCGTTACCCCCTATTATTGCTCCCAAAGCCCAAGCCTCTGCTGCCTAAACCtagttctgcccccccccccccctgtcctcAAAGCAGTTCTGGTCGGGTTGCACCACTGATCCAAAGATCATACATGTAGACATGTCCTGGCCAACCCACCCACAGATCATGGACTAAAGGTCATAAATACAATTCCATTTGTCAGGGCTTCAGGTCTATATTACAGTTTAGAACTTTCTCCTAGAACAACCAGACCCCGATGGGCACAATGCGACCCCCTGAGGGAGTTTTTAGTGCCTCGGTCTCTTTTTAtgacaattttttaaattatatttggcCCTCAAAAAAGGCTTCTATCAGGTTATGGGCTCGTACGATGGGCAGCTCAGCCTTAGAAGAATCCATAGAAGGAAATTCTCCGGTAAATATCCATCACGTCAGACAGATATTCTAAACAGAGGGCCTTAGTCTTATGCCCATTTGTATTAaccaataacaataacatatCTCGTGGACGCTCCTAGAGACCAGCCCATTGGCCAACGTACCCTGGAATATGGCAGGGCGCTTGCTTGACTTGCTAAAAGgcaataataaagaataaatgaaaatgtgttcCATCCGTAAAAtcgaccccccccccacaatcacAATTTAGTTTCCCATAATGCTAAGCGTATACATCGTTCAGGTAtgacaactacaactcccagcatgcccagatGGCCTTTGGCATGAATGGACGTCCCTGGTTTAGCCCCTGCCTGTTGCCTCATGTGGATCCGATTTCTCAGTAACTCTTCGTTAccccaaacaaaaggaattctgggaatgaatacCCCACAAACCCTTCTTACCATTCTGACAGTGGACTAGAGACAAGGTGGCTGCCAGGAGGAGACCCCCTATGATGTGGTCTCTTGGCTGCATGGTGAGGAGACAGGCGCTAGAGAGATGCAGCTCCCACCAGTGTAGCTTGAATGATGAGAGATGTAGGTCCGGGCTTGAGTCAGGGGCACACGGACCCTCCTCTCCCACCCTCCCCCTCGCTGCTCTCTCCGGCCATCTAACTAGTGGGGTCAGTGCTAGTTACACATTCACCAACAAACACTGAGGCCAAACAAAGGGCCCAGTAAATGCTCAGCACAGCAAGAGGCTAGGGAGGTGGCCATGTACCTACCCACACTGCCCCCTATTAGTGTTCATCAGGCACATCAACTGCCCCTGCAACATTACCTGGAACATCTTACCCCCCGTGACTGCCCAGCACTGCTTTGTTACACTGAGACTGCCCAGCATTGTCATGGTACCTCCCGCCGACTCTCTCCTCATCCTATTGTGACTGCCCAACAGGGTTCCTTTCCCTTTTTGGAAAtaaatttaaaggggatataaaccctgcagcacagcactgctcaaccaaactttactggactacaaatcccagaataatgtaacatataatgaagggtgaggcatgctgggagctgtagtccagcaacatcagggttgtattcttaaagcaatatcgcACAATAAatctttcccccaaatccccacagccagcgactgctttaaaatgcgaaaaatcccccaatgagaatcccagctgatctgtataaatccggctccatgttctctgttcctgcaattggagttgggagcattaaacccagtttcccagcactgaacaagtctgcccttatccccatgtctgattcctgtgccatataatgaggggaaaatgccatcattatctctatatgtaaggtaccagcaaggggcctgacacagtgctgggaatcagcattctcattggtcacttcttctgcatttataatgaagttttttatcagtagaattctcattggggaattttcttgcatctataattatgtattttggcagcttctatagcaaaactagggggcgcagtgggacagcatcatggctgggtttgtatcccctttaatacaTCTATATATAATACGCAAGAGCTGTAAATagtctgtaaattatattcttataaatgataCTTAGTgaagtcatcagttataatcagtgcttagtgatgtcatttctgtcacatgactcactgaaacttgtgtgttataataaatattgtaccccctgttgtaaactaAGAAGATATTAGATGTCACCTCTCGGAGTTCTCCAAGAGACTCCTCGTGACTTATAATACCCATATATATTtaagagggggtacagggggaagaGCTTATATTACCCACTACCTGGGCTAATGCAGTTCTACACCACACAGTTACATTGTGATTCCCTAGTGCCGCCCTAACTCTAACTCCCAGCACTGTCCTGTTATACTGTAAGTCTCCTGTTACCCCACGAGCTCTCCAGTGCTCTCCTGTTACCCCACGAGCTCTCCTGTTACCCCACGAGCCCTCCAGTGCTCTCCTGTTACCCCACGAGCTCTCCTGTTTCCCCACGAGCTCTCCTGTTACCCCATGAGCCCTCCAGTGCTCTCCTGTTACCCCACGAGCTCTCCTGTTACCCCACGAGCCCTCCAGTGCTCTCCTGTTACCCCACGAGCCCTCCAGCTCTCTCCTGTTACCCCACGAGCCCTCCAGCTCTCTCCTGTTACCCCACGAGCCCTCCAGCGCTCTCCTGTTACCCCACGAGCCCTCCAGCGCTCTCCTGTTACCCCACGAGCCCTCCAGCGCTCTCCTGTTACCCCACGAGCCCTCCAGCGCTCTCCTGTTACCCCACGAGCCTTCCAGCTCTCTCCTGTTACCCCACGAGCCCTCCAGCTCTCTCCTGTTACCCCACGAGCCCTCCAGTGCTCTCCTGTTACCCCACAAGCCCTCCAGCTCTCTCCTGTCACCCCATGAGCCCTCCAGTGCTCTCCTGTTACCCCACGAGCCCTCCAGTGCTCTCCTGTTATCCTACAAGCCCTCCAGCTCTCTCCTGTCACCCCATGAGCCCTCCAGTGCTCTCCTGTTATCCTACAAGCCCTCCAGCTCTCTCCTGTCACCCCACAAGCCCTCCAGCTCTCTCCTGTCACCCCATGAGCCCTCCAGCACCCTTCTATTACACAGTGTGTCCATTTCAGCCATTCAATGCTTGCATTTCCATAGATTTTCATCCTGCTCTATGCCTGTCAGAGTCAATATTTGTTTTGGGACAAGAGGGAACTGACATTTGGGACAGGGGTTCAAAGAGCAGGGTCAGAGCTAAGCCAGTGGGCAAAGCAGAGATGATGTTTAAACATGTGGGATATTCTGctcttctacccccccccccccagtataaccaCTGCTCCCACAGCACAGCACCCTATTTATACGAATAAGGAATCCATGAGTGCacattgatattattattattacgggTAGCAAGGATCTCAAGTGGATCcctagttttttttgtttaaacaacCTGTCATGGTGATCTCTGGGAACTGTAGTTGGTCTTGCACTGGGCTGGGAAATAATGGCACAGCTTCCTCAAGCAACGGTCTCTCTGATCTGTGGCAGCCCCCTTATAACAACTAATCTCCCACCCCCTAaacacccacttttttttttttaatcctagcATCAGAGGGCAGTGCTGGCTAACCCACCATGGTCACCAATctggccactcactgccaccCTATTCCTTTCATGACTTCCAGGGCCACCATCATGGGACCCTATACAATGGGGCCCCAATTATAAGCCTACAGTTCACCTGGGTGGTGGGctctgccaacaagtaaaatggggcccccattggaaaaaaaattggatACCCTTAATAAAATCATCAAAAGAAAGCACTGTGTATCCAATGCAATGGTGGATCATGGACATTACCTATTGCAGAGGGGTggggtgataaaaaaaaatatatatataacatgactTTGACTTCAGTGGCTGATTTTGTCGAATCCCAAGTCCAATAACAGCACAACGTGAACAAAATGCTGCTACATGTAGGTTAAAGTTGTATTCTCAAGATTAGAATGAGTAGAAGTGGTTTGGCCTGGCCCCTAAATACCCAACACAGAACTAGAAATGATTTATATTCCACGGGAATAGAAGCAAATCATTATTGGCAATGCCAATTGAAAatgctgaccccccccccagacctCAGAATGGACTGTTCTACAGCCCTGTAAATATTTAGTGAGAACACAATGTTTTGTGCAAAGCGGCGGCGTGGGTGgaagtattaataataatgtaaacaTGGAGGGGAGCGGGCAGGTTTGGATATACAGCTACGCGCTCGCATGTAGGTCTCTTACTCAATCTCTATCCCGACCTCTTGTTGATAAAGAATTTGTACGATGTGATTTGTCCTGAAGAGAGAGGCCGGCTCGGGTGCTACGTGGCCAGACTTTGTAGGGTCCCCATATTTATATAACAGCCCCCCTATTATTCCTATGTAAAACTGTCCCCCTTAAGGTGGCCCATACATGACAAATACGATCTTTCCCATGGCCATTGGTCGCTCATtcccgccactaacgttcagggctgatatggaggtagaaacaataggaagtCTACCCctatctgaagattcagccctaaacgcttgcCTTCGCCCAATCAAAACGGGCGCCTTTAGGTGTCCCAGTAATCAGGGAAGCAGAAAGCAGGACACGGCctgacaaataaaaaaagcaaaaagagcCACAAAACAGAATGGAGTTAAAATAGAAAGCATTCTACACCATAACGAGGAGATCATTTATTAACATATTCTTCTTTCAACCATAGGTCACATGTGCTAATTTACTAGAACCGGTTCAACAAATGCAAAGCccggtaacaaaaaaaaaatacttttaactgACATGCCAGTTATTGCTGCCGGATACACATGGATGTGGTTTCTTTCCCACTGGCTAGCTTATATTAATTGCACTATGCCTGCTAAACTtcaaaggataagtaaactttCAAAATAAGTCCAAGTAAAATTGATGAGAGGGATATTCTAAGCactttatattcattattttttttttaaaccaagatattaagggttaaaagtaaTGTTAATATGATTGCATTGttttacaacagcgccacctgctggtcactttctgagAATGACTTAGTCGAGGACGTtgtaaggagaaagaaagaggactGATGTGATGTTCTTCTGTTTAGGAAGAACATTAGGAACCTCAGATAACTTTCTCACGTTCCTaaacagaagaacatcagatcagccatTTCTTTCCCCTGACAATTTCCTCGACTATGTcatttgcaaaagtgcttagaatagcactctcatcaattttacatggACTTGTTTTAAAGATTTACTTAttctccatagcaaccaatcaagtgtCTATCTAGTAttagtaaatctaaagcaactggacttgctaaataattattgaagatgtttcactactcatccgagcagcttcttcagttcaactgactggtatgggaagtcctcagcatatgtactcttccactaacccAATCACAATCACAAGAGTTAAGGTCCcaatacactataagatccgctcgcttggcgatgtcgccaagcgagcggatcttcacccgatatccccacctacgggtgggcgatatcgggtagcaagtggctttaaaaaaaaaaaaaataatccgatcgtttggcccattaCATTTgcgccatggggcagtcggttcggggaccgcatcaacgagccaatgcggtccccgatccgactggattttctaacctggccgatcaatatctggccaatttcaggccagatatcggtcggccaggccgctcgtttctgcccatacacgggccgattagctgccgaatcagtccaagggaccgatatcggcagcttctatcggcccgtgtatgggggcctttacaatgtgccactgtgattggattagtggaagagtatatatgctgaggacttcccataccagtcagttgaactgaagaagctgctcggatgagtagtgaaacgtctttaatgattacttagcaagtccagttgcttaagATTTatatatactagatataccatgacctggatgaatgaaaatcttcatagtcaatcaGGTGTCTATTTTCAAACAGTACACGCTACCTGCCGATTGGTGGCTATGGTTACTTAACCAGTAACATAATgcacccattattattattactacttatAATCTTCTCAGTAACTGTTGCAACGTTTGCTTCAGGTTTAGCCAATCAACTTACTGCTTCAACTGTTAATCCTTTCCCCTCTAAATACGAAATCCGTAAGAGGGGGCAGTAGGAGAGTGATTAATGCCCACCAGTGCCCTAAGCACATCTCCCTAGCTTGCCCCCTTTTTAACTCCCATGTACAATACAGTCTATGTGTATTAGTTAGGAGAGCAATACGACACCCCCACCATCCTCTTCAGCTCCGCTGCTGGAATATACAGAAATGTGGTTGGGTGGGGGTAAATAGGCATCCATTGTCAACCCCCTAGTCCTGGGCCCTCAGGTGCTTATATAGAAAACACACCCCACTATAGGAGCCTTTTCTCAGTACTGATGTTTCAGTAAGTGCCATACTGGGCAAAGGGAAAAACGAGTCTCCTGTAATTGGATTGCTCATGAGGTACCGCATACTccgatacagtatatgtatggatTCTGTTTCATTTCTGAAAATAAGGACAGCAATAAAGGAGAAAACAAAGCGAAGCACTGCAGATCTTTCTCTGTAATTCAATAGGCACAAATGCGTTGCACTGCACTGTACCCAGAAGCCATGTCACTACAGTCATCCAAGTAACCATCAACATTATTCTGCAGTGTAGAAAGATCTGGCCCAAAGCTGGGCAGTATCCTGCAATGTCTGACTGGTTGATGCGCCGAAGGCTCTGCACCATGCTGCAGGATCAGAAAGACTGATCTTTATTTAGGTGAATGGGTCAGAAGCTACGGAAGGTCCAATTTCACGTCCCAGATTCCACCTCGACTTCTTCTGCTACAGTGCTGAACCCAAGAGCCTGCGGAACCAGTAGAACTACAGAGCCATTATCCTTCTGCAGGAGGATTCCCTTTCCCTGGCTGGGCTCAGAGGGTACTGCTAGTATGCCAGAGTGCATGGGAAGAAGAACTGCTGGAGCATTCTGGGACAGACCTGATTCTGAATTCTCAGAATATTCAGCAACAAGCACCTCATCCTGGCTAGGAAGTTCCTCTGAATCCATCACCTGTACAAAAACCACCGTGGATTCGGAATTCTCAGTCGCCATTCCGTCGGAATAGCCCGGCTCAGCTTTCTCATGCCCGTCTTTATGGCTGCGTAAGTGGCGCTTTAGGCTCGGCTGTAAGGAGTACCCCATGCCGCATAAATGGCAACGGAATGGCTTCTCCTCAAGGTGGGATTTCAGGTGGCGACGGAGCTTGGTGGCAAGAGGGTAAGATTTCTCGCAGTACTGACACGTGAAGGGGCGCTCGCCAGTGTGCAGGCGCTCGTGGGCTTTCAGCGTGTGAGGGTCCTTAAGCGCTTTGCCACAGACGGTGCACAGGTACATCTCCCCGGTGTGCATGATCAGGTGGCGCCTCAGTTCCGGCTGCTGTGGGAAGGCATCGCCACAATACTGGCACTTGTATGGTTTCTCACCTGTGTGCAAGCGCTTGTGCACCCTCAAACTGCTCTTGTGGCGGAAAGCAGCCCCACAGTCAGAGCAGCTGAACGGCTTATCCCCGGAGTGTATCCGCATGTGGTTGCGCAGTGAGCAGCTGTTGGCCAGCATCTTTTTACAAACCGGGCACTCCAAAGAAGGCTTGAAGTCGATGGTAGCAGCCGAAGTGCAATAGTTCTTCCGATGGATGCGAAGGGTGGGGCGCCGAGTAAAGCTTTTGCCACAGTCCTCGCAGCGGTAGGGGCGCTGCCCAGTGTGCAGAACGGCGTGCTCGCGCAGGTCCCGCTGGGTGCTGTAGGCTTTGTCACAGAGCTGGCACTTAAACGGCCGCAGTCCCATGTGGGAAAGCAAATGGCCTTTAAAGCTCTCCTCTGAACTGTAAGTCTTACCGCAGTCTGTACACAGGAAGGGCTTCAGACCGCTATGAATGAAACTGTGCTTCTTCAGGTGGCCCAGCTGGAAAAAGCTTCGGCCACAATCTTTGCATGGAAACCGCCGCTCAGTTTGAGGTTGGACTTTACACTTTTTATTCTCTGAATTCACTATAAGTGCATTAGGGCTTTCTTGCAATGCGCCTGGCTCACATCTGGCATCCACAGGGGTGTCTGTAGTCTCCGCCCCCTTTTTCCTGGTGGATGCAGTAGATTTCCAGTTGGGGGCATTCCTCtctttcttcctctctctcttcttACCCTGGTCACGAGAAGACTCACTCTGGCCAACAGCGGCCACACCGTGCTGGGAATTATTGGTCTGTGACATCTGCAGTGCATTCTCTGTGACTGACTCAGACCTTACATCAGCAGCATGTGAGCACTCTGTAGGCAAGAAACATACGGAAATCAGATTTAAGTGGGACTGTACTCTTTAAAAACATTATCTTACATTTGAATTTAGAAATTTGACTGGGTCCTTTTGTACTGCTCATCTACACTGGCCTCTAATTGAAATAATTCTGCTTTACTTTCTGGCTCTCACCTCAGACTTGTTGAAACTGTTTCAAGTTAGCCACACACATTTAGTTTTAGCAACACAGAGGATAGAAAATAAACAATCATCTctctatataaaaatgtatagctCCATTATTATAATGCTCCCACTGCAGTAGTTCTAGGGGTACTCACCCCatatctccccctaactggccttcagtctgggcccccttagcccataacaaggttacagatatatagaaacattggggtaacagtcaccccgctatagttccaggggtacccagggcacaaataagcactcaccccaaatccccccctaactggccttcagcctgggcccccttagcccataacaaggttacagatatatagaaacattggggtaacagtcaccctgctatagttccaggggtacccagggcacaaataagcactctccccatatctccccctaactggccttcaggctgggcccccttagcccataacaaggttacagatatatagaaacactggggtaacagtcacaccctgctatagttccaggggtacccagggcacaaataagcactcaccccaaatccccccctaactggccttcaggct
Encoded proteins:
- the znf408 gene encoding zinc finger protein 408 — translated: MDIPPSSHPVEGAQHALLQALLSLPPGLALGPSLSQGEGMGLWCVGKVLQCGTLLPPPLSSDADGGSSEMKEPSSPHNATSWLRFVRSNLKKQNVKLCSLSGVVRLQVIATIHPGSELHIHQEGHKLENNGIPGEQQTDLMPGAQMPEPLESPPVPADRKKSKLLSDTKDAEMLESSHLPTVPLPSVMSVVTPQPNGPSAAGTPETERTASAEPAEKENLSPVITEPEGAKLLIGLHHMNSSAGCATQGPVPNTERESQVTECSHAADVRSESVTENALQMSQTNNSQHGVAAVGQSESSRDQGKKRERKKERNAPNWKSTASTRKKGAETTDTPVDARCEPGALQESPNALIVNSENKKCKVQPQTERRFPCKDCGRSFFQLGHLKKHSFIHSGLKPFLCTDCGKTYSSEESFKGHLLSHMGLRPFKCQLCDKAYSTQRDLREHAVLHTGQRPYRCEDCGKSFTRRPTLRIHRKNYCTSAATIDFKPSLECPVCKKMLANSCSLRNHMRIHSGDKPFSCSDCGAAFRHKSSLRVHKRLHTGEKPYKCQYCGDAFPQQPELRRHLIMHTGEMYLCTVCGKALKDPHTLKAHERLHTGERPFTCQYCEKSYPLATKLRRHLKSHLEEKPFRCHLCGMGYSLQPSLKRHLRSHKDGHEKAEPGYSDGMATENSESTVVFVQVMDSEELPSQDEVLVAEYSENSESGLSQNAPAVLLPMHSGILAVPSEPSQGKGILLQKDNGSVVLLVPQALGFSTVAEEVEVESGT